Proteins encoded together in one Fibrobacter sp. UWB10 window:
- a CDS encoding FISUMP domain-containing protein: MMFFVIVFALAVLCGCSNNDYYRSSSTAEEESEEIFDSANIEYDSIVDVRDGKTYRTVKIGNRWWFAENLNFAADSSYCYNDEPDSCAIYGRLYPWTVAMQLDTAYNKLSAIYSEKIKKKHQGICPKGWHIPSEKEWNEMIDYADLHNGNEGASASLRARYSWIPNEEYDIKYVDRFGFAGLAAGARAEKEMRDFDCSYHTGNEDNIYCGIGNEAFFWTSTELTDYRNSSEHALYFFLHGLQNGDFRTSDWGEFTKRAALSVRCVE; the protein is encoded by the coding sequence ATGATGTTCTTTGTCATTGTATTCGCCCTTGCCGTTTTGTGCGGCTGCAGCAATAATGACTATTACCGGTCAAGTTCCACCGCTGAGGAAGAATCTGAAGAGATATTTGACTCTGCAAATATTGAATATGATTCCATCGTAGATGTCCGTGACGGGAAAACGTACAGAACCGTAAAAATCGGTAACCGCTGGTGGTTTGCAGAGAACCTGAACTTCGCCGCGGATTCAAGCTACTGCTACAACGACGAGCCTGACTCCTGCGCTATTTACGGCAGACTTTACCCATGGACTGTTGCTATGCAACTTGATACTGCCTATAACAAATTGAGCGCCATCTATAGCGAGAAAATCAAGAAGAAACATCAGGGAATATGTCCCAAAGGTTGGCACATCCCCAGTGAAAAAGAATGGAACGAGATGATCGACTATGCCGATTTGCACAACGGTAATGAAGGTGCAAGCGCAAGCCTGAGGGCAAGATACAGCTGGATCCCAAACGAAGAATACGATATCAAATATGTTGACAGGTTTGGCTTTGCGGGGCTCGCCGCCGGCGCAAGGGCCGAAAAAGAAATGAGAGACTTTGACTGCAGTTACCATACAGGGAACGAAGACAACATTTATTGCGGCATCGGCAACGAAGCTTTCTTCTGGACATCGACAGAGCTAACGGACTATCGAAATTCCTCCGAGCACGCCCTCTATTTCTTTTTGCACGGACTGCAAAACGGAGAC
- a CDS encoding FISUMP domain-containing protein, with product MKNHSFLFDCMLTIAFCVGLCACGDDNSSSAPEESSSSESSSSSSALVYETPCSVPPVLSLIWPLNDSYIADLDFDFTAKVNTISCDKKIELETGTLYYDESVEGKYRTLGVPASYKEVGSFKVKVVQDTVNSRVWHLSYNLAELDKKFKLADGYYKAVLELYGKPYDVVFLLTRTFDKIAWNLDFTEEHKNVEVFCDGCRFREHIYKMMLMNSKGDTVKQFYKPDTFTPWLLYSVDSLWGVLPEGRYTLRFMAVSGIVAPDTSMYLKLLMTDGADSTIDQKLAWAIDENLNVRKGLIGAVKDTTFVVDHSAPEIVNVPKDYKASIYRVSDKYMTQFKFSFDLIQPVYGAERIAKVYLEAAEYDKDKYETIYSDSVILKSDTTNYLLNVLDTTLKDFDWGDTDYYQIRMRVEDEYQNVNIVELTKLYIGKDSVSDYTLSEFFVPAKIPSKLYDCTKYKCQDVSLLNPDVEYGELLDERDNHVYRTLKLGSQVWMAQNLNYATDSSYCLNNDSLNCDVYGRLYPWHVAVGKTLEECPQDSSACDLSADYIDNKNHVRGICPAGYHMPTDSDYVELERYFAEKYSAEVDGNLIYVAKYLLSPYKWDNMEERGLRKAKRDFTNESGFTVLPSGGAVRDDTGSWIFSVQSWGARYWTSSRNSNYMSCWEGSGIDDYVLLWICDLYGIYSIRCLKD from the coding sequence ATGAAGAATCATTCTTTTTTATTTGATTGCATGCTGACCATTGCGTTTTGTGTTGGCTTGTGCGCATGCGGAGACGATAACAGCTCCAGCGCACCGGAAGAATCGAGCAGCAGCGAATCCAGTTCGAGCAGCAGTGCGTTGGTGTACGAGACTCCTTGTAGTGTGCCTCCTGTATTGAGTCTGATTTGGCCCTTGAACGATTCCTATATCGCGGATCTTGATTTTGATTTTACGGCAAAAGTCAACACCATTAGCTGTGACAAGAAAATTGAGCTTGAAACGGGGACCTTGTATTACGATGAATCCGTTGAAGGAAAATACAGGACACTCGGTGTTCCTGCATCGTACAAGGAAGTCGGCTCGTTTAAAGTGAAGGTGGTGCAGGATACGGTTAATTCGCGCGTATGGCACCTGAGTTATAACCTGGCAGAACTGGACAAAAAGTTTAAACTGGCTGATGGCTATTATAAGGCAGTGTTGGAATTATACGGCAAGCCTTACGATGTTGTATTTTTATTGACTCGCACGTTTGACAAGATTGCTTGGAATCTTGACTTTACCGAAGAACATAAGAATGTAGAGGTGTTTTGCGATGGTTGCCGTTTCCGCGAGCATATCTACAAGATGATGTTGATGAATTCTAAAGGCGATACCGTAAAGCAATTCTACAAGCCCGATACTTTTACCCCGTGGCTTTTGTATTCCGTGGATTCGCTTTGGGGTGTGTTGCCTGAAGGCCGGTACACCTTGCGCTTTATGGCGGTTTCCGGTATTGTGGCGCCTGACACGAGCATGTATCTGAAATTGTTGATGACCGATGGTGCAGATAGCACGATTGATCAAAAACTGGCTTGGGCCATCGATGAAAATTTGAATGTCCGAAAGGGGCTTATTGGAGCGGTCAAAGATACTACATTCGTTGTCGACCACAGTGCTCCAGAAATTGTGAATGTGCCGAAGGATTACAAGGCTTCGATTTATAGGGTCAGCGACAAATACATGACCCAGTTCAAATTCTCTTTTGACTTGATTCAGCCCGTGTACGGTGCAGAAAGGATTGCGAAGGTTTATTTGGAGGCCGCCGAATATGATAAAGATAAATACGAGACGATTTATTCTGATTCCGTTATCTTGAAAAGCGATACGACTAATTACTTGCTGAATGTCTTGGATACAACTCTTAAAGATTTTGACTGGGGCGATACGGATTATTACCAGATTCGCATGAGGGTGGAAGATGAATATCAGAATGTCAATATCGTAGAATTGACAAAGCTGTATATAGGAAAGGATTCTGTTTCTGATTATACTTTGTCTGAATTTTTTGTACCGGCAAAGATTCCCTCTAAGCTGTATGATTGCACAAAGTACAAGTGCCAGGATGTGAGCCTGTTGAATCCGGATGTGGAATACGGTGAATTGCTTGATGAACGCGACAATCACGTGTACCGCACCTTGAAATTGGGTAGTCAAGTTTGGATGGCGCAAAACTTGAACTATGCCACAGATTCAAGCTATTGTTTAAACAACGATTCTTTGAATTGCGATGTGTACGGAAGGCTTTATCCGTGGCATGTGGCGGTGGGCAAAACCTTGGAAGAATGCCCGCAGGATTCTTCGGCTTGCGATTTGTCGGCAGACTACATTGATAACAAGAACCATGTGAGGGGAATTTGCCCCGCGGGTTATCACATGCCTACTGATTCCGACTATGTTGAATTGGAACGTTACTTTGCCGAAAAATACAGTGCTGAAGTAGATGGCAATTTGATTTACGTGGCAAAGTATCTTTTGAGTCCGTATAAGTGGGATAATATGGAAGAGCGTGGGCTGAGGAAAGCCAAAAGGGATTTTACGAATGAGTCGGGATTTACCGTGCTTCCTTCTGGCGGCGCGGTACGTGACGATACTGGCTCTTGGATTTTCTCTGTACAAAGTTGGGGCGCTCGTTATTGGACCTCTTCAAGAAATTCGAATTACATGTCTTGTTGGGAAGGCTCCGGAATAGACGATTACGTACTCCTTTGGATTTGTGATTTGTACGGTATCTATAGTATTCGGTGCTTGAAGGATTGA
- a CDS encoding aspartate kinase produces MSQRIVCKFGGSSVADAGQFKKIKAIVESDKNRKVIVVSAPGKRNPKETKLTDLLYSTYDLASKGLDFSTPWNLIRQRYDEICKDLGLGDKLSEDLDSLEDKLKNHPETISTDFLVSRGEFLCARLMAKYLGANFVDTFPLITFDDKYRITPKTYEDIAKTLSDENQLYVLPGFYGSNLRGEVKTFSRGGSDITGAILANGIDAAKYENWTDVSGMLMADPRIVENPLPIEYVSYREIRELAYSGASVLHDESIAPCRAKKIPINIRNTNRPQDPGTIIGPTPEEAKLPITGVAGRKGFSMIYIEKSMMNKEVGFGRRVLAVLESEGLSYELCPSAIDSMSIVVDSKALDAVQDVVLEDITQQMRPDRIKVFPGIALIATVGHGMTNKIGVAAKLFTALADNKVNVRIIDQGSSQINIITGVDEADTEKAIKAIYGAFVK; encoded by the coding sequence ATGAGTCAAAGAATCGTATGTAAGTTCGGCGGCAGCTCTGTCGCCGATGCAGGCCAGTTCAAGAAGATCAAGGCCATCGTTGAATCCGACAAGAACCGTAAGGTCATCGTCGTTTCCGCCCCCGGCAAGCGCAATCCTAAGGAAACCAAGCTTACCGACCTCCTCTACAGCACCTATGACCTCGCTAGCAAGGGTCTCGACTTTTCGACCCCGTGGAACCTGATCCGCCAGCGCTACGACGAAATCTGCAAGGACCTGGGCCTCGGCGACAAGCTTTCCGAAGATCTCGACAGCCTCGAAGACAAGCTCAAGAACCATCCTGAAACCATCAGCACCGACTTCTTGGTGAGCCGCGGCGAATTCCTTTGCGCCCGCCTCATGGCCAAGTACCTGGGTGCAAACTTCGTGGACACCTTCCCGCTGATCACCTTCGACGACAAGTATCGCATTACGCCGAAGACTTACGAAGACATCGCGAAGACCTTGTCCGACGAAAACCAGCTTTACGTGCTGCCGGGCTTTTATGGTAGCAACCTCCGTGGCGAAGTCAAGACCTTCAGCCGTGGCGGTTCCGACATCACGGGCGCTATCCTTGCCAATGGCATTGATGCTGCCAAGTATGAAAACTGGACCGACGTTTCGGGCATGCTCATGGCTGACCCGCGCATCGTCGAAAATCCGCTGCCGATTGAATACGTGAGCTACCGCGAAATCCGCGAACTCGCTTATTCCGGCGCTTCTGTGCTCCACGACGAATCTATCGCTCCGTGCCGCGCCAAGAAGATTCCTATCAATATCCGCAACACGAACCGCCCGCAGGATCCGGGTACCATCATCGGCCCCACTCCGGAAGAAGCAAAGCTCCCGATTACGGGCGTTGCCGGCCGTAAGGGCTTCTCGATGATCTACATCGAAAAGTCCATGATGAACAAGGAAGTCGGTTTCGGTCGCCGTGTGCTCGCCGTGCTCGAAAGTGAAGGCCTCTCCTACGAACTGTGCCCGAGCGCCATCGACTCCATGAGCATCGTGGTGGATAGCAAGGCTCTCGACGCCGTGCAGGACGTGGTTCTCGAAGACATCACGCAGCAGATGCGCCCCGACCGTATCAAGGTGTTCCCGGGTATCGCACTCATCGCTACCGTGGGTCATGGCATGACGAACAAGATCGGTGTGGCTGCAAAGCTCTTCACGGCTCTCGCAGACAACAAGGTCAACGTCCGCATTATTGACCAGGGTTCTTCGCAGATCAACATCATCACCGGTGTTGACGAAGCCGATACCGAGAAGGCCATCAAGGCCATCTACGGCGCGTTCGTGAAGTGA
- a CDS encoding sigma-54 dependent transcriptional regulator, giving the protein MNRHESMLRIAASSDISVLLLGESGSGKEVAARFVHAHSKRAGGPFIALNCGAIAKGLTESILEGHRKGAFTGASEERLGVVRSAEHGTLFLDEIGEMPFETQCKLLRILQERSVMPLGSCDPLPVDFRLICATNRNLRAEVHAGRFREDLYFRLNVFPVKIPPLREREDFAAIAQEIWKEIADHNPLNASEITLLSKRKWPGNVRQLKNVLQRYSLLKPYDITLPKLLDEEFFEPIFSSSVAEPTRLYNVKSRRITETPEWELIYSELSKNNGNRSITAQKLGISRGCLNYHIKKHQS; this is encoded by the coding sequence ATGAACAGACACGAATCCATGTTACGTATCGCGGCAAGCTCCGACATCTCGGTGCTCTTGCTGGGGGAATCGGGCAGCGGCAAAGAGGTTGCCGCCCGCTTCGTGCACGCTCACAGCAAGCGGGCGGGCGGGCCCTTTATCGCCCTCAATTGCGGGGCGATTGCGAAGGGACTCACCGAAAGCATTCTAGAAGGCCACCGCAAGGGGGCATTCACCGGCGCCTCCGAGGAGCGCCTGGGAGTGGTCCGCTCAGCGGAACACGGCACGCTGTTTCTAGATGAAATTGGCGAGATGCCGTTTGAAACCCAGTGCAAGCTGTTGCGCATTCTGCAAGAGCGCTCCGTAATGCCACTCGGCAGCTGCGACCCCCTGCCTGTAGACTTCCGCCTGATTTGCGCCACCAACCGCAACTTGCGCGCCGAGGTGCATGCAGGCCGATTCCGCGAAGACCTTTACTTTAGACTAAATGTGTTCCCCGTAAAAATCCCGCCACTTAGGGAGCGCGAAGACTTTGCCGCAATCGCTCAAGAAATCTGGAAAGAAATCGCCGACCACAATCCGCTTAATGCAAGCGAAATCACATTGCTTTCCAAGCGCAAATGGCCTGGCAACGTACGCCAACTCAAGAATGTACTGCAGCGCTATTCGCTTTTAAAGCCCTACGACATCACCCTGCCTAAGCTACTCGACGAAGAATTTTTCGAGCCAATATTCAGCAGCAGCGTCGCCGAACCGACCAGACTTTACAACGTAAAATCCAGACGCATCACCGAAACGCCCGAATGGGAATTAATTTATTCGGAACTTTCCAAGAACAACGGCAACAGGAGCATCACCGCACAAAAACTAGGCATCAGCCGCGGCTGCCTAAATTACCATATTAAGAAACACCAGAGCTAA
- a CDS encoding PorV/PorQ family protein — MNKKILAISLVACSLAFAGEHWNVDAGGVSMKYLSMHASARTAGLSGAGVADAANASEISRNPLAMATVQEAEAGINHVIFPEMTADDFTTAYFALPFEFWKFPLTVSAGFEFLGYDGIEGRDEEGFKTSDYGAYAWSLQAGLGNRSKVFNWALSARLCQQTIDDESALAFLGDIGGAYHVNEYFAFGATLTNFGYMGDYDGESETAPMALQAGITGILPISKLFNLESQWNLHMSADAYRRADMADPEWRFGGELTYAEMLAFRMGYAARPDTEDGISAGLGVAIGMAHFDYAYSPKKAFDGGYHYLTLGIRF, encoded by the coding sequence ATGAATAAGAAGATCCTCGCTATAAGTCTTGTTGCATGTTCCCTTGCTTTTGCCGGGGAGCATTGGAATGTAGATGCCGGCGGGGTATCGATGAAGTATCTTTCGATGCATGCTTCGGCTAGGACTGCCGGCCTTTCGGGTGCGGGTGTTGCCGATGCGGCGAATGCTTCTGAAATTTCGCGTAACCCGCTGGCCATGGCAACTGTTCAAGAAGCCGAGGCGGGCATAAACCATGTTATTTTCCCGGAAATGACGGCTGACGATTTTACGACGGCGTATTTCGCGCTTCCGTTTGAGTTCTGGAAATTCCCGCTCACGGTGTCGGCTGGTTTTGAATTTTTGGGTTACGATGGTATTGAAGGCCGCGACGAAGAAGGCTTTAAGACGTCGGATTATGGTGCCTACGCTTGGTCATTGCAGGCGGGCCTCGGTAACCGCAGCAAGGTTTTCAACTGGGCGCTGTCGGCACGCTTGTGCCAGCAGACCATTGATGACGAATCGGCGCTTGCGTTCTTGGGCGACATCGGTGGCGCCTACCATGTGAATGAATACTTTGCCTTTGGCGCGACGCTTACGAATTTTGGCTACATGGGCGACTACGATGGCGAAAGCGAAACCGCCCCGATGGCTTTGCAGGCAGGCATTACAGGAATCTTGCCGATTTCAAAACTCTTTAATTTGGAAAGCCAGTGGAATTTGCATATGTCTGCCGACGCTTACCGCCGCGCCGACATGGCTGACCCCGAGTGGCGATTCGGGGGCGAACTGACTTACGCTGAAATGCTCGCATTCCGTATGGGTTACGCGGCGCGCCCCGACACCGAAGACGGAATCAGTGCGGGCCTTGGTGTTGCCATCGGTATGGCGCATTTCGACTACGCCTACAGCCCCAAGAAGGCCTTTGACGGCGGGTATCATTACCTGACGCTTGGAATTCGATTCTAA
- a CDS encoding glycosyl hydrolase family 5 — MNRKLFKSLIAASAVAMICACGDDATSNNATDPILDPGAGVDNPYSSGSVTDPSNPGNTQDPGNVQNPTSSAGGTNPNSSAGITDPTSSAGGTNPTDPTNPTSSTGTDPVVSSSSGNTNPELGPDGFPTLESYGAPPAEYTKDISATAKRGWNTRYWDACKPHCSWLKESSNDTTRADTSSNEAFLADFGTARNCNIHDVEVPTFTLGDVSKAWFGYNGTRSACGDEKEKGVFTCTDMAPIAVNDTLSYAYVAGTADSKCGKCYHLQYDGHFANEMENNPPRETHKALKGKHMIVMASNIGMDVAGGNPNLPAGQFDLMVPGGGVGAFDALTTQVKKGSDFNWGAGFGGFLTECQNQLGYDATLVEYQTCIKGMCDAAFGDAGLPNLLRGCHWFADWYMAADNPTYYIEEVECPQYLIDHYMSRYNTSLENNFKKVTDWSTFKEGDVLDTLHCWKAGEAPPENGWQNPSAGCDVE; from the coding sequence ATGAATCGTAAGTTATTCAAGAGTCTGATTGCTGCAAGTGCTGTCGCTATGATTTGCGCTTGCGGTGACGATGCCACTTCGAACAACGCCACCGATCCGATTTTGGACCCGGGTGCAGGTGTCGACAATCCGTATTCTTCGGGTAGCGTGACTGACCCGAGCAATCCGGGCAACACGCAGGATCCTGGCAATGTGCAGAACCCGACATCTTCTGCGGGTGGCACGAACCCGAATTCTAGCGCTGGCATTACGGATCCGACATCGTCTGCAGGCGGCACGAACCCGACTGATCCGACGAATCCGACGTCGAGCACGGGCACTGACCCTGTGGTCAGCAGCAGTTCCGGAAATACGAACCCGGAACTTGGCCCCGACGGGTTCCCGACCCTTGAATCTTACGGTGCGCCTCCGGCCGAATACACCAAGGACATTAGCGCTACGGCAAAGCGCGGCTGGAATACCCGTTATTGGGATGCCTGCAAACCGCATTGCTCTTGGCTTAAGGAAAGCTCTAACGATACAACTCGTGCAGATACGTCTTCCAACGAGGCGTTCCTTGCCGACTTTGGCACTGCGCGTAACTGCAACATCCACGATGTCGAAGTCCCTACCTTTACCTTGGGTGACGTATCGAAGGCCTGGTTCGGTTACAACGGAACCCGAAGCGCTTGCGGCGACGAAAAGGAAAAGGGCGTGTTCACCTGCACCGACATGGCGCCTATTGCCGTGAACGACACGCTTTCTTATGCATACGTTGCGGGCACTGCCGACAGCAAGTGCGGCAAGTGCTATCACCTGCAGTACGATGGCCATTTCGCGAACGAGATGGAAAACAACCCGCCCAGGGAAACCCACAAGGCTCTCAAGGGCAAGCACATGATCGTGATGGCCTCTAACATCGGTATGGATGTGGCTGGCGGCAATCCTAATCTTCCGGCGGGTCAGTTCGACTTGATGGTTCCGGGCGGTGGCGTGGGCGCCTTTGACGCTCTTACAACTCAGGTGAAAAAAGGCAGCGACTTTAACTGGGGTGCAGGCTTTGGCGGATTCTTGACCGAATGTCAGAACCAGCTCGGCTACGACGCTACTCTCGTTGAATACCAGACTTGTATCAAGGGTATGTGCGATGCGGCCTTCGGCGATGCCGGCCTCCCGAACCTGTTGCGCGGTTGCCACTGGTTTGCCGACTGGTACATGGCCGCAGACAATCCGACCTACTACATCGAAGAAGTGGAATGCCCGCAGTACTTGATTGACCATTACATGAGCCGATACAACACCTCTCTAGAAAACAACTTCAAGAAGGTGACGGACTGGTCCACTTTCAAGGAAGGAGACGTGCTCGATACGCTCCATTGCTGGAAGGCGGGCGAAGCTCCTCCGGAAAACGGCTGGCAGAATCCGAGCGCCGGTTGCGATGTGGAATAA